A stretch of Lactuca sativa cultivar Salinas chromosome 6, Lsat_Salinas_v11, whole genome shotgun sequence DNA encodes these proteins:
- the LOC111907529 gene encoding uncharacterized protein LOC111907529 has product MGEKDFLQDLKLSPNVGYITYGNNSNSPIRGYGILTNGNFSISNVAYIANLKHNLISVAQLTNSNRHVEFCKKHSYVMFEDRKECLIKSIRNKNMYPLDINMIIGKPQLCLLSKAIPDVY; this is encoded by the coding sequence ATGGGGGAGAAAGACTTTCTGCAAGATCTCAAACTTTCTCCAAATGTTGGTTACATAACATATGGCAACAACTCCAACTCTCCAATTCGTGGTTATGGAATCCTCaccaatggaaacttctctattTCAAATGTAGCCTACATAGCTAACCTGAAGCACAATCTGATAAGTGTTGCTCAACTCACTAACTCAAATCGACATGTTGAATTTTGCAAGAAACATAGCTACGTAATGTTTGAAGATAGAAAAGAATGCTTGATTAAGTCCATtcgcaacaagaacatgtatccgcttgacatcaacatgatcattggcAAACCTCAATTGTGTCTTCTTTCAAAAGCTATTCCTGACGTCTACtag